The stretch of DNA GTCGGAACGGCGAGGTCGATGCCGGTGTGGTGTCCGGCGAGCCAGTTGCCGCGGATTCCGTAGCGGGCGGAGACGCGGAAGCGCCGGCGGATCGGCAGGGTGAACTTGCCGCGGGGTCCCTCCGGGGCGAGCGCGCGGTTCTCGGGGACCGCCTCGTCGGCCTCGGCGAGGGCTTCCTCGAACTCCCCGTCGTAGCCGATGCCGCAGCCGCCGTCGGTCTCGGCGGCGGCGTGCGGCGCGGGTCCCGCCACCGTGAAGGCGCCGCCGGCCAGGAGGACCGCGGCGACGCTCAGTACGTCGCGTCGTGTGCTGCCCGCTTCACGCGGGCTGTCTATGTGGTAGCCCATGAAGGCCAGCACACTGGCGACGGGCCCCGCGCGCACTCCGAGTGCTCCGCTTGGCGTAACGCCTTCCGTGGCCGCCCCGCGGTCAGATCCCCGGTCAGGTCCGCGGTCAGTCGAGGGTCGGCCGGTACACGGTGAGCGCCTCGGGGAGCTTGTCGAGGAGCAGCGCGGCGGGCGCCGGGGCGAGTTCGCCGTCGTACGCCATCTGGGTGCCCTCGGGCAGGCCGGAGATGACCAGGCGCTGGGCCTTGGCGGACGCGTACAGGCGGGTCTTGGTCAGCTGGCCGGCCACCGCCGCGGCCAGCAGCCGGGTGCGCGCGAAGCGGCCGCCGCTCGCGATGCGGACGTCGAGCAGCCCGTCGGCCAGGTCGTGCCTGCGCACGGGGGCGATGCCGGTGCTGCGGTAGGCGCCGTTGCCCGCGAAGAGCAGCCACATCGAGCGGGCCTTGCCGTTCACCACCGCGCGCAGCGGCCGCCCCGTGTGCACGATCTGGGCGACGCCGAGCAGCGTGGCGGGCGGACCGCCGACCTTCGGGGACCATTCCTCCCTGATGCGTACGAGCTCGGGGTAGGCGCCGAGGCTGAACGTGTTCAGGAAGTACACCGGCTCGGAGTGCGTCCTGCCGGCGGGACCGACCCCGGCCAGGGGCTTGATGCGGCCGACGTCGGCCCGTACGGCACTGCCCTCGGCGAGGGCGGCGCAGGCGTCCGCGACCGTGTCGACGCCCAGGTCCGCGGCGAAGTGGTTGAACGTTCCGCCGGGCAGCACCATCAGCGGCACGTCGAAGCGCAGGGCCGCTGTCACGGCGGCGTTCACCGTGCCGTCTCCCCCGCACACGCCGAAGACACCGCCGCGCCGGGCCGCGTCCCTGGCCGCTTCCTCGAGGACCTTGGGCAGCGGCCCCGCTTCCTCCTCGTAGAGGACCACCTCTGCCCGGGGCAGGGCCGTCTTCAACTGCCGGACCGGGTCCATGAGTTGGGGCTGGGCTCCGGAGGATGGGTTGACCACCACGACTAGGCCGTCACCGTCAGGCAGCGCGGGCGCGTCCGTCCGGGACCGCGCGGGCGGCGGCATCTGCGCCCTGGAGGGCACCATGCCGCGCACCGCGTAGGCGGCGCCCACGCCGAGGGCCGCGCCGACCAGGACGTCGCTGGGGTAGTGCACGCCGGTGTAGACGCGGGAGAAGGCCACCGACGCCGCGACCGGGGCCACGGCCGCGCCCATCCCCCGCGACTCCAGGGCCACGCCCGTGGCGAACGCCGCCGCCGACGCCGAGTGCCCGGAGGGGAAGGAGCTGGTGATCGGCTGCTGCGAGAGGTGCCGGATGACCGGCACGGTGTCGAGAAGCGGCCGGGAGCGGCGCACCGCACTCTTGCCCAGGGTGTTGACCGTGGCCGACGCGAGGGCCAGCGAGGCGACGCCGCGCACCGCCGCACGCCTGCCGCGCGCACCGCCGACCGCCCACATCCCCGCGGCGATGCCGAACCACAGCAGCCCGTGGTCAGCGCTCCGGCTCAGCCGCGGCAGGACGGGCTGCGCCGCCGGCCAGGAGCGGGAGGCCACGCGGTGGAACGCCAGGCGGTCGGTGGCACCGAGCAGTCTGCGGATGTGCGAGGTCGGTAGATCACTCATGCACCCCCTATACCCCCGCACGCTCTTCGCACCGCGCACATCTTGCGCCGGGACTGTGACGTTCACTTCAATCAGTCATATGGCAGCCCTCCGTCCGACCTCACCGCAGCGGCCCTCCGAGCTGCCGCCGACCGCATGGGCCGTGCTCGGCCTGCTCTCCTTCCCCGGGGAGCGGACGGGATACGAGCTGAAGAAGTGGGCGGACGCTTCGCTGCGCCACTTCTACTGGTCCCCCGCCATCAGCCAGATCTACGCCGAGCTGCGGCGCCTCGAAGCGTTCGGGTACGCGACGTCGCGGCGCTCGGGACCCGAGGAGCCCCGCGCGAAGCGGTCGTACGCCATCACCGCCGAGGGCCGTGCGGCGCTGATCGGATGGGCGGGGGGCGGCGGGGACGCGGGTCCTGCCGTCCTGAAGCACCCGCTGCTCCTGCGGGTCTGGCTCGGGCACCTCGCGGCGCCGGATCATCTGCGGGCCCTGGTGACCGAGCACATCGCGCACACGCGGGGCGAGCTGAAGGAGGTGCACGACGCGCTCGCCCGCGCGGAGGGGGAGGCGGCGTGGACACATCCGCTGATCGCGCTCCGCTGGAGCGGGCGGCGGCTCGAGGCGGAGATCGGGCTCGCGGAGGCGATGCTCGCCGATCTCACGGAAATGGCGACGCCGACGCCCACCGAGCGCACGGAAACGGGCGCCTCCGCTCCCTCCGGTCAACCCCCCGAGGACTCGCCCACCCACGGGTGACGTGGCTCGCGGCGCGGGGGCCGCGGCCGGTAGGACGGGCGGGGTCAGCCGACCCCGCCGTACGGAGCAGTGCACCTGTGACCACCCGCGCCGTCCTTGTCGCCGCCGTCATCACCGGGCTCCTGCTCGGGATCGTGGGAAGCAGAGGGGACGACTCCGATCCTGCCGGGCACCCCCGTACGGGCGGTTCCTTCGCGGAGGCGGGCCGTTAGGCTGCGACCTTGCCGCGTGGCACCCACTGTCCTCGCCGCGTGGCCATCGAGCCGCCGTCGACGGAAGCGAGTGAACCTTGAACTTCCTCACCATCGGTCACCGCGGGGTCATGGGTGTCGAACCCGAGAACACCCTTCGGTCCTTCATCGCCGCGCAAGCCGCGGGCCTCGATCTCATCGAGCTCGATCTGCATCTGAGCAAGGACGGCGCCCTCGTCGTCATGCACGACGCCGACGTGGCCCGTACGACCGACGGCAAGGGACCGATCGCCGAGAAGACCCTGGCCGAGCTGCGGGAGCTCGACGCGGGGCGCGGTGAGCGCATCCCCGTCTTCGAAGAGGTCCTGGACGCGGTGAAGGCGCCGCTGCAGGCCGAGATCAAGGATGTGGCCGCCGCCCGCGCCCTCTCCGAGGTGATGCACCGGCGCGATCTGGTGGGCCGCGTCGAGGTGATCTCCTTCCACGACGAGGCGATCGCCGAGATCGCGCGGCTCGTACCGGGCGTACGCACCGCGCTCGTCGCGAGCCGCTACGGCACCGACGTCGTGGAGCGCGCCACGGCGGTCGGTGCCACCACCCTCGTCCTGAACATCAGGCGTCTGACGCTGGAGATCGTCGAGCGGGCCAAGAAGGCAGACCTGCGGATCATCGGCTGGGTCGTGAACACGCAGGACGATCTGCGGCTCGTGCGCGCGCTGCAGCTGGACGGAGCGACCACGGACTATCCGGAGATCAAGCGGACGGGCCGCTTCACGGCCTGACCGTGTCCCTGCTCAGACCAGCGGCTTGACCAGCAGCTCGAACTGCAGGTCGTCCCGCTGCGGAATGCCGAACCGCTCGTCGCCGTACGGGAAGGGAGTCATCTTTCCCGTACGGCGGTAGCCGCGCCGCTCGTACCAGGCGATGAGGTCGTCGCGTACGGAGATCACGGTCATGTGCAGCTCCCGCACGCCCCACGCCTCGTGGACGATCCGCTCGGCCTCCGCCATGATCACCTTGCCGAGACCCGCGCCCTGGAGCGCCGGGCTCACCGCGAACATCCCGAAGTAGGCGTGCTCCCCGCGGTGTTCCAGCTGGCAGCAGGCGACGATCTCGCCGTCGCGCTCGACCGTGAGCAGCTTGCTCGCAGGGGCCTTGATGACGTCGACGACGCCCTGCGGGTCGGTCCGCTGCCCCTCCAGGATGTCCGCCTCCGTGGTCCAGCCCGCCCGGCTCGAGTCGCCGCGGTACGCCGACTGGATCAGCGAGACGAGTACGTCGACGTCCGCGTCGGTGGCGTCACGGAAGGTGAGGTCGCTCGTGCTGGGGCTCGGGGCCGTGTTCATGGGGCGGGTTCTCCGATCTCTCTGGCCCACCGCTGTCGGGCGCGGCGTGGGCGAGGCACGGTCGAGCGTAGCCCCCCGCCGATCCCCCCACTAAGGTGCGGCCGCATGGTGCATGTACTGAGCAGCAGGATCCTTCTCCGTCCCACCGACCCCGAGCGCTCACGGGCGTTCTACGGCGACGCGCTGGGCCTAGCCGTCTACCGCGAGTTCGGCACGGGCCCCGACCGCGGCACGGTCTACTTCCTGGGCGGCGGCCACCTCGAGGTCTCGGGCCGCTCGGAGCGTCCGCCCTCGCCCGGCCTCCAGCTCTGGCTCCAGGTGGCGGACGTGCGGGCGGCGCACGCGGAGCTGCTCGCGCGGGGCGTCGAGGTGGTGCGGGAGCCGGTGAAGGAGCCCTGGGGTCTTGTCGAGATGTGGATCGCGGACCCCGACGGCGTCAAGATCGTCGTCGTCGAAGTGCCGGAGGACCATCCCATCCGGTACCGGCCCGGGATCTGACGGAAGACACTGCCCTCCCCTGACCTCTTGTTATCTCTAGACCGGTCGGTCTAGAGTCTCGTGTGTGACCAAGACACGCGGTGAGACCCGCGCCCGCATCCTGCGCACCGCAGCCGATCTGTTCCAGCGGCAGGGCTACGGCGCGACGGGACTCAATCAAGTGCTCGCCGAGAGTGGTGCCCCCAAGGGGTCGCTGTACTTCCACTTCCCGCAGGGCAAGGAGCAGTTGGCCGCCGAGGCCGTGGCGCTCGCCGGGGGCGAGATGGGGGCGCGCATGGCCTCCGTCGTGGGCTCCGCGGGCGGGGCGGAGGAAGCCGTTCTCGGGGTCGGTGAGCTGCTCGCGCGAGGGCTGCGCGAGTCCGGCTTCCGGGACGGCTGCCCCGTCGCCACCGTCGCGCTCGAGCAGGCCGGGGGCGAGGGACCCATCAGCGATGTCTGTCAGGTCACCTACGGCTCTTGGCTGTCAGGGCTCGCGGAGGCGTTTCGGGGGTGGGGCGCCGCCGACGAGGAGGCCGATGAGCTCGCCGAGCTCGTGATGTCGTCGTTGCAGGGGGCTCTTCTCCTCGCACAGGTGCGTCGTGACACCGCGGTCGTCTCGTCGGTGGCCCGGCGCGTCGGCTCGGTCGTCGCGCGAAGCCTGGAGAGTGCTGCGCACCCGGACAAGGGAACGGGGAGGAACGCGTGAAGGTCCATCACCTCAACTGCGGGTCCATGATGAAGATCGAGCCCACCTACGACGGGCCGCCACCGCTGCACGCCGTGTGCCACTGCCTGTTGGTGGAGACCGACGCGGACGGGCTCGTGCTCGTCGAGAGCGGGCTCGGGCGGGGCGATGTGCGCAGGCCGCTCGAATCCCTCGATCCGGAGTGGACCGAACTCGCCGCTCCCGAACTGGATTTCGCCGAGACCGCTCTCACCCAGGTCGAACGGCTGGGGTACGCGGCATCCGACGTACGGCACATCGCGCTCACCCACCTGGACGTCGATCACAGCGGTGGCCTCCCCGACTTCCCCGAGGCACGCGTCCACCTCATGGCCGCCGAACTCACCGCGGCCCTCGCGGAGGCCCCCAGCCGTCGCTACCGGCCCGCGCACTGGGCGCACGGCCCGCGCTGGGAGACGTACGAGGAGAACGCCGGCGAGGAGTGGGCCGGATTCTCCGGGGTCCGCCAACTGGCGGGTCTTGGCGATGAGTTCCTGATCGTCCCGCTCGGCGGGCACAGTGCGGGGCACGCCGCCGTGGCGGTGCGCGATCGCGGGCGGTGGCTCGTGCATGCCGGGGACGCGTACTTCTACCACCGCGAGATCGCGCGGGAAGCCCCGCACTCGCATCCCCTGATGGACATCATCCAGCTGGACGCCCAGGTGGACGCCGAGCTGCGGGTCGCCAATCAGGGGCGGCTGCGGGAGGTCGCCACCCGGACGGACGAGTTCACCGTCCTCAACGCGCACGATCCGTGGGACTATCTCCGGCTCGCCGGGGCAGGTGGCTGATCCGACGGTTCGGGTGCAATCGTCCGGCGGTTCGGGGGTACTCGGGTTCCTCGCCCGGCGCACCCGACGTGCGCCGGGCGGCCCCTCGTCGGAGGATTGACCGGACCCCTCGCCCAACCCTGGAGCGATCTCGTATGCAACGTCCCCGGATTCTGATCATCGGCGGTGGCTTCGCCGGTATGGAGTGCGCGCACAAGCTGGAGCGGACGCTCAAGGCACAGGACGCCGAAGTACGGCTCATCAGCCCGCAGGACCATCAGCTGTATCTGCCCCTGCTTCCCCATGTCGCGTCGGGCGTGCTGACCCCGCAGTCGGTCGCTGTGCCGCTGCGCCGCATGCTGCGCCGTACGGCGATCGTGCCGGGCGGGGCCATCGGCGTGGACCCGAACGCGAAGGCCGTGATCGTACGGAAGATCAACGGCGAGGAGGTCGTGGAGCGCTACGACTATCTCGTCCTGACGCCGGGCAGCGTGACCCGGCAGTTCGACATTCCCGGAGTCGACCAGCACGCCGTCGGCGTGAAGACGCTGGCCGAGGCCGCCTGGATCCGCGACCACGTGATCTCGCAGCTCGACCTGGCGGCGGCGAGCTCCGACCGGGCCGAGCGTGAGTCCCGGCTGCAGTTCGTGGTCGTCGGCGGCGGATACGCGGGGACGGAGACGGCGGCGTATCTGCACCGTCTGACGAGCGCCGCCGTCAAGCGGTACCCGGGGCTCGACCCCTCGCAGATCAAGTGGCATCTGGTCGATGTGGCACCGAAGCTGATGCCTGAACTGGGCGACCGGCTCGGGGAGAAGGCCCTCGACATCGTGCGGCGTCGTGGCCTTGAGGTGTCGCTCGGCGTGACGGTGGAGAAGGTGACCGAGGACACCGTCACTCTCACCGACGGGCGCGCGCTGCCCTGCCGGACGCTGATCTGGACAGCCGGTGTCGCGCCGAGCCCGCTCATCGCCACGCTGGGGGCCGAGACCAACAAGGGCCGCCTGGTCGTCGACCCGGAGCTGACCGTTCCCGGCATGGACGGCGTGTTCGCGCTCGGCGACGCGGCGGCCGTCCCCGACCTCGCCAAGGGCGGCGGCGCGATCTGCCCGCCGACCGCGCAGCACGCGATGCGCCAGGGGTGGGCCGCCGCGAAGAACGTCACCGCGGCACTGCGGGGCGCGCCGCTGACCGCCTACCGGCACAAGGACATGGGCCTGGTCGTGGACCTCGGCGGCATCCAGGCCGTATCGAAGCCGCTGGGCGTGCAGTTGAGCGGCCTGCCCGCTCAGATCGTCGCGCGCGGCTACCACTTGGGGGCGCTGCGCACCGTCACCGCGCGCTTCCGTACGGCCGCGAACTGGGGCCTCAACGCGCTCGCCGGCGACGACTACGTACGCACCGGGTTCCAGTCCGGGCGGCCCGCCACACTGGCGGACTTCGAGAAGACGGACGTCTATCTCTCGCCGGAGGAGATCCACGCACGGATGACGTCGGAGGCGGCGGTGCGTTCGATGGCCCCGGAGAAGCCGCTGTTCCCGTAGCCAGTCGGAGAGTTCGATCGGAGGCCGGTGCTCGCAGGCAGCGAGCACCGGCCTCCGCGCGTGAGCGGCATCGGATCGCGCGCGCACGCCGGGCACATCGCTGCCTCTCTGGTCGTGCGGGCGGCGGGCGACTACCAGTGGTGGGGTAGGCGCCGCCGCAACGTGCCGGGCTCCGGAATGCCGCGGCCCTCGTCTCAAGGTCGGTGCCGCCGTCAGATGACCGAGGGACGGCCCGGAAACCGCCTTCTCGCCACCTGGTTGATCACGGCGCACTCCACGTCCGTACTACGCATCACTCGCCCGTCGCCACACGAAGGACTCCACCACCATGCGTATCGGCATCGATGTCGGTGGGACCAACACCGACGCCGTCCTCCTCGGGTACGACGACCGCGTGCTCGCGGCCACCAAGTCACCGACCACCCCGGACATCACCTCCGGCGTCACCGCGGCGATCCAGGGCCTGGCACCACCCGTCGAATCCGTCACCGCGGTGATGATCGGCACCACGCACTTCCTCAACGCGCTCGTCGAGGGCGCCCGGCTCACTCCCGTGGCCGCCGTGCGTCTCGGCCTGCCCGCCACCGCCGCCCTGCCGCCCATGGCGGACTGGCCCGCGCGACAGCGGGCCGCCGTCGGCGGGCACGGCTATCTCTGCCACGGCGGAAGGGAGTTCGACGGACGGCCACTGTCGCCGCTCGACCCTGACGAGCTGAGGAGGACAGCCGCCGACATCGCCGCGCGCGGTCTCACCTCGGTCGCCGTGTCGTCGGTCTTCTCGCCGGTCGCGGAGGCGGACGAGTGGCGCGCCGCCGAGATTCTGCGGGAGGAGCTCGGCGAGGGCGTGCACTTCTCGCTCTCGCACGATCTGGGCCGGGTCGGGCTGCTCGCGCGGGAGAACGCCACGATCATCAACGCATCGCTGCGGGACCTGGCCACGGTCATCGTCGAGTCGTTCGGCAAGGCGCTGGCCGAGATGTCGCTCACGGCGCCGTTCTTCCTGTCGCAGAACGACGGAACGCTGATGGACGTCGACTTCGCGCGGGCGTACCCGGTCGCGACGTTCGCTTCGGGGCCGACCAATTCGATGCGGGGCGCGGCGCTCCTCTCCCAGCTCGGGGACTGCGCGGTCGTCGACGTGGGCGGCACGACGGCCGACATCGGCGTGCTGACCGGGGGCTTTCCGCGCGAGGTAGCGGGCGAGAGCGAGGCTGCGGGGATCCGCACCAACTTCCGTATCCCTGACGTCCTTTCGCTCG from Streptomyces sp. BA2 encodes:
- a CDS encoding LmrA/YxaF family transcription factor — protein: MTKTRGETRARILRTAADLFQRQGYGATGLNQVLAESGAPKGSLYFHFPQGKEQLAAEAVALAGGEMGARMASVVGSAGGAEEAVLGVGELLARGLRESGFRDGCPVATVALEQAGGEGPISDVCQVTYGSWLSGLAEAFRGWGAADEEADELAELVMSSLQGALLLAQVRRDTAVVSSVARRVGSVVARSLESAAHPDKGTGRNA
- a CDS encoding glycerophosphodiester phosphodiesterase codes for the protein MNFLTIGHRGVMGVEPENTLRSFIAAQAAGLDLIELDLHLSKDGALVVMHDADVARTTDGKGPIAEKTLAELRELDAGRGERIPVFEEVLDAVKAPLQAEIKDVAAARALSEVMHRRDLVGRVEVISFHDEAIAEIARLVPGVRTALVASRYGTDVVERATAVGATTLVLNIRRLTLEIVERAKKADLRIIGWVVNTQDDLRLVRALQLDGATTDYPEIKRTGRFTA
- a CDS encoding MBL fold metallo-hydrolase; this translates as MKVHHLNCGSMMKIEPTYDGPPPLHAVCHCLLVETDADGLVLVESGLGRGDVRRPLESLDPEWTELAAPELDFAETALTQVERLGYAASDVRHIALTHLDVDHSGGLPDFPEARVHLMAAELTAALAEAPSRRYRPAHWAHGPRWETYEENAGEEWAGFSGVRQLAGLGDEFLIVPLGGHSAGHAAVAVRDRGRWLVHAGDAYFYHREIAREAPHSHPLMDIIQLDAQVDAELRVANQGRLREVATRTDEFTVLNAHDPWDYLRLAGAGG
- a CDS encoding bifunctional phosphatase PAP2/diacylglycerol kinase family protein encodes the protein MSDLPTSHIRRLLGATDRLAFHRVASRSWPAAQPVLPRLSRSADHGLLWFGIAAGMWAVGGARGRRAAVRGVASLALASATVNTLGKSAVRRSRPLLDTVPVIRHLSQQPITSSFPSGHSASAAAFATGVALESRGMGAAVAPVAASVAFSRVYTGVHYPSDVLVGAALGVGAAYAVRGMVPSRAQMPPPARSRTDAPALPDGDGLVVVVNPSSGAQPQLMDPVRQLKTALPRAEVVLYEEEAGPLPKVLEEAARDAARRGGVFGVCGGDGTVNAAVTAALRFDVPLMVLPGGTFNHFAADLGVDTVADACAALAEGSAVRADVGRIKPLAGVGPAGRTHSEPVYFLNTFSLGAYPELVRIREEWSPKVGGPPATLLGVAQIVHTGRPLRAVVNGKARSMWLLFAGNGAYRSTGIAPVRRHDLADGLLDVRIASGGRFARTRLLAAAVAGQLTKTRLYASAKAQRLVISGLPEGTQMAYDGELAPAPAALLLDKLPEALTVYRPTLD
- a CDS encoding hydantoinase/oxoprolinase N-terminal domain-containing protein, which encodes MRIGIDVGGTNTDAVLLGYDDRVLAATKSPTTPDITSGVTAAIQGLAPPVESVTAVMIGTTHFLNALVEGARLTPVAAVRLGLPATAALPPMADWPARQRAAVGGHGYLCHGGREFDGRPLSPLDPDELRRTAADIAARGLTSVAVSSVFSPVAEADEWRAAEILREELGEGVHFSLSHDLGRVGLLARENATIINASLRDLATVIVESFGKALAEMSLTAPFFLSQNDGTLMDVDFARAYPVATFASGPTNSMRGAALLSQLGDCAVVDVGGTTADIGVLTGGFPREVAGESEAAGIRTNFRIPDVLSLGIGGGSLVSRDGETGPRSVGYLLTEEALVFGGTRLTATDLAVAAGRADIGDSSHVAHLGGEFTGRALGRVAERLAEGVDRMRISAAVLPVVAVGGGSILVPEVLPGFTDVRRPGHFDVANAVGAAIAQVGGEVDRVFRVPEGHRDAVLAGAREEAVGRALDAGARPGSVRVVNIEEVPLAYLPGGATRIRVKAVGDLDLRRLGEATAPGYGAMSRA
- a CDS encoding PadR family transcriptional regulator, with product MAALRPTSPQRPSELPPTAWAVLGLLSFPGERTGYELKKWADASLRHFYWSPAISQIYAELRRLEAFGYATSRRSGPEEPRAKRSYAITAEGRAALIGWAGGGGDAGPAVLKHPLLLRVWLGHLAAPDHLRALVTEHIAHTRGELKEVHDALARAEGEAAWTHPLIALRWSGRRLEAEIGLAEAMLADLTEMATPTPTERTETGASAPSGQPPEDSPTHG
- a CDS encoding NAD(P)/FAD-dependent oxidoreductase gives rise to the protein MQRPRILIIGGGFAGMECAHKLERTLKAQDAEVRLISPQDHQLYLPLLPHVASGVLTPQSVAVPLRRMLRRTAIVPGGAIGVDPNAKAVIVRKINGEEVVERYDYLVLTPGSVTRQFDIPGVDQHAVGVKTLAEAAWIRDHVISQLDLAAASSDRAERESRLQFVVVGGGYAGTETAAYLHRLTSAAVKRYPGLDPSQIKWHLVDVAPKLMPELGDRLGEKALDIVRRRGLEVSLGVTVEKVTEDTVTLTDGRALPCRTLIWTAGVAPSPLIATLGAETNKGRLVVDPELTVPGMDGVFALGDAAAVPDLAKGGGAICPPTAQHAMRQGWAAAKNVTAALRGAPLTAYRHKDMGLVVDLGGIQAVSKPLGVQLSGLPAQIVARGYHLGALRTVTARFRTAANWGLNALAGDDYVRTGFQSGRPATLADFEKTDVYLSPEEIHARMTSEAAVRSMAPEKPLFP
- a CDS encoding GNAT family N-acetyltransferase, with amino-acid sequence MNTAPSPSTSDLTFRDATDADVDVLVSLIQSAYRGDSSRAGWTTEADILEGQRTDPQGVVDVIKAPASKLLTVERDGEIVACCQLEHRGEHAYFGMFAVSPALQGAGLGKVIMAEAERIVHEAWGVRELHMTVISVRDDLIAWYERRGYRRTGKMTPFPYGDERFGIPQRDDLQFELLVKPLV
- a CDS encoding M23 family metallopeptidase, coding for MRAGPVASVLAFMGYHIDSPREAGSTRRDVLSVAAVLLAGGAFTVAGPAPHAAAETDGGCGIGYDGEFEEALAEADEAVPENRALAPEGPRGKFTLPIRRRFRVSARYGIRGNWLAGHHTGIDLAVPTGTPVHAVGGGTVVLAAWSGAYGKAVTVRLRDGHYAVYAHLSRISVRRGSRVGTGDRIGRSGATGRATGPHLHLEIRARRGYGSDVNPVRYLARRGARLL
- a CDS encoding VOC family protein, whose amino-acid sequence is MVHVLSSRILLRPTDPERSRAFYGDALGLAVYREFGTGPDRGTVYFLGGGHLEVSGRSERPPSPGLQLWLQVADVRAAHAELLARGVEVVREPVKEPWGLVEMWIADPDGVKIVVVEVPEDHPIRYRPGI